One Syngnathoides biaculeatus isolate LvHL_M chromosome 4, ASM1980259v1, whole genome shotgun sequence DNA window includes the following coding sequences:
- the prr16 gene encoding protein Largen, translating into MSGTADGADGAVSKVQVKREIKTIVDNLETILGDLKDVAKELKEVVHDIDTLTCDLQLEEDGLTDSSKTDTLNSSSSSTATITTAASSLEKMKLLADDCLFVPPAPVAPILALPPAVLTVHKKAHPPLPPPRLTSARAEDYAGKTTPQPTFVLSGNLSKANGSLLKNGGVFSLKPNRDLFSPTSCFITNDGGGVPESGLVPTLPRPMPLLRHEKNKCPKAPGREPRERERVRFSEKVQYHGYCPDCDLQYDVDDSELRLQAELNDMRLSPVHCCAPSSPPPHPRQLMLENGGLSVSHSFPPKASAPPPPPCAPPRSGALKPQKTILRKSTTTTV; encoded by the exons ATGTCCGGGACAGCCGACGGCGCGGACGGAGCAGTCTCCAAAGTGCAAGTGAAGAGGGAGATCAAGACCATCGTGGACAATTTGGAGACCATCCTGGGCGACCTGAAGGATGTGGCCAAGGAGCTGAAAGAG GTGGTCCACGATATCGACACCTTGACGTGCGACTTGCAGCTGGAGGAGGACGGCCTGACGGACAGCTCCAAGACGGACACGCTCAACTCCAGCTCCAGTTCCaccgccaccatcaccaccGCGGCGTCCAGCCTGGAGAAGATGAAGCTGCTCGCTGACGACTGCCTCTTTGTACCGCCGGCCCCCGTCGCCCCGATCCTCGCCCTCCCTCCCGCGGTTCTGACCGTCCACAAGAAGGCGCACCCGCCCTTGCCGCCCCCCAGACTTACCTCGGCGAGAGCCGAGGATTACGCCGGCAAGACGACGCCTCAGCCGACATTTGTCCTATCAGGGAATCTATCCAAGGCTAACGGATCCTTACTGAAGAACGGGGGCGTTTTTTCGTTGAAACCGAACCGGGATTTATTCTCCCCGACGTCGTGTTTCATTACCAATGACGGCGGCGGTGTGCCGGAGTCGGGCCTGGTACCCACGCTCCCCAGGCCCATGCCCCTTCTCCGCCACGAAAAGAACAAATGCCCCAAGGCCCCCGGCAGGGAGCCCCGCGAGAGGGAGCGTGTCCGTTTCAGCGAGAAGGTCCAGTACCACGGCTACTGTCCGGACTGCGACCTCCAGTATGACGTGGATGACTCAGAGCTGCGCTTGCAGGCCGAGCTGAACGACATGCGACTCAGCCCCGTGCACTGCTGCGCTCCTTCCtcccctcctcctcatcctcgccAACTAATGCTGGAAAACGGCGGCCTCTCGGTCAGCCACAGTTTTCCACCCAAGGCGAGcgcccccccgccgccgccttgCGCGCCTCCCCGCTCGGGCGCCCTCAAACCCCAGAAAACCATCCTCCGCAAATCCACCACAACCACGGTTTGA